The following coding sequences lie in one Synechococcus sp. MW101C3 genomic window:
- a CDS encoding PP2C family protein-serine/threonine phosphatase encodes MPPPPPRAHGTLSASASLRQLLDSLSREQRRNQELLASLAFALRSFTNFNRFLELVPLVCSRLVEAEGSLLVVFHADGRLWREQLHASPPERCRHLVSHLAGLSDQDLAAGAGDDAVVAQLDLEMRRLLGQVPMFGTSVVARNHQRGRLYVFGSSQGDGPSWSDVHRRHVQLVADLTGVAIENEVLQEDMRLHERLDRQLSTGAEIQSQLLPDQCPVIEGVDLAARCRPAFRVGGDYYDFIPTRPELVGRRRETERWALVMGDVMGKGIPAGLLMTLLRGMLRSEVLSGHAPDRILRDLNQLAQEDLAHSHRFVTLFYSDYDPRTHVLRYANAAHNPPLIWRRQGHTLERLDAPGLLIGLQPEAEYGCERLVLEPGDVLLYYTDGVTEAAGVGNERFDETRLMRAFDRSCRSGLGAQGILDQLFTRLDRFVGSDRQLQDDASMVVLKVRDEVMLPALPG; translated from the coding sequence GTGCCTCCGCCCCCTCCGCGGGCCCATGGCACCCTGTCGGCATCCGCTTCGCTGAGGCAGCTGCTCGACAGCCTCAGCCGGGAGCAGCGGCGCAACCAGGAGCTGCTGGCGTCGCTGGCTTTTGCCCTGCGCAGTTTCACCAATTTCAACCGCTTTCTGGAGCTGGTGCCCCTGGTCTGCTCCCGGCTGGTGGAGGCGGAGGGCAGCCTGTTGGTGGTGTTTCACGCCGATGGCCGCCTCTGGCGCGAGCAACTGCATGCCTCGCCACCGGAGCGCTGCCGGCATCTGGTGAGCCATCTGGCCGGGCTCAGCGATCAGGATCTGGCCGCCGGCGCCGGCGATGACGCGGTGGTGGCCCAGCTGGATCTGGAGATGCGCCGCCTGCTGGGCCAGGTGCCGATGTTCGGCACTTCGGTGGTGGCCCGCAACCATCAGCGCGGCCGGCTTTATGTGTTCGGCTCCAGTCAGGGCGATGGGCCCAGCTGGAGCGATGTGCACCGGCGCCATGTGCAGCTGGTGGCCGATCTCACCGGCGTCGCGATTGAAAACGAGGTGCTGCAGGAGGACATGCGCCTGCATGAGCGCCTTGATCGCCAGCTCAGCACCGGCGCCGAGATCCAGTCCCAGCTGCTGCCCGATCAGTGCCCCGTGATCGAAGGGGTGGACCTGGCAGCCCGCTGCCGGCCGGCCTTCCGCGTCGGCGGCGACTACTACGACTTCATCCCCACCCGCCCCGAGCTGGTGGGACGGCGCCGTGAAACCGAGCGCTGGGCGCTGGTGATGGGCGATGTGATGGGCAAGGGGATCCCGGCCGGCCTGCTGATGACCCTGCTGAGGGGCATGCTGCGGTCGGAGGTGCTGAGCGGCCACGCGCCGGACCGGATCCTGCGGGATCTCAACCAGCTGGCGCAGGAAGACCTGGCCCATTCGCACCGGTTCGTGACGCTCTTCTATTCCGACTACGACCCGCGCACCCACGTGCTGCGCTACGCCAATGCGGCGCACAACCCGCCGCTGATCTGGCGCCGCCAGGGCCACACGCTCGAACGCCTCGATGCCCCTGGCCTGCTGATCGGCCTGCAGCCCGAGGCCGAATACGGCTGCGAGCGCCTGGTGCTGGAGCCGGGCGACGTGCTCCTGTATTACACCGATGGCGTTACCGAGGCGGCGGGAGTCGGCAATGAACGTTTCGATGAAACCCGGCTGATGCGGGCCTTCGATCGCTCCTGCCGCTCCGGGTTGGGAGCGCAGGGGATTCTCGATCAGCTGTTCACCCGTCTGGATCGTTTTGTGGGCTCCGATCGTCAGCTCCAGGACGACGCCTCGATGGTGGTGCTGAAGGTGCGCGATGAGGTGATGCTGCCGGCACTGCCGGGCTGA
- the ftsY gene encoding signal recognition particle-docking protein FtsY — translation MVFDWFRRQSAPQPVAAPAPSTAEAESAAPTTAAPAQDERPAGDPSTSDSSTPEPSEGGSSASQESAGSASEVAEAGSASAAPAPAPSAPAQTGAPAAPAVDQDALAWAREAYARLKAQQDAARQKEPPAELQAVAAEQGSGALPSAAPPAQEEPAPAPEAVPPQPQPEARLQAPAPPAAPAAPQPAPALSLLEQAAAQRRERQQELLERPEPESATAASTGATVASAAAAPAADTAAPQLGAFDEAFTWSVEVLAAQGVRADQVSLEEIDWLGRLRRGLEKTRQGFVSQMLETLGDDPLTPEVLEQLETLLLRADVGVKATDQVLEALRQRLNQEVMDPGEGLRFLKEQLRGVLEAPIQASGTALLAPQRDRLNVWLLVGVNGVGKTTTLGKLANLAVRSGYSCLIAAADTFRAAAVQQVTVWGERSGVPVIANPSANADPAAVVFDAIGAASAKGTELVLVDTAGRLQTKHNLMEELSKVRRIVDRLAPQASVESLLVLDASQGQNGLRQAMAFASAAGLTGVVLTKLDGSSRGGVALAVASEAGLPIRFVGAGEGIRDLRPFNSFEFVEALLAV, via the coding sequence ATGGTTTTCGACTGGTTCCGGCGCCAATCCGCCCCCCAGCCCGTGGCGGCTCCTGCCCCGTCTACGGCTGAAGCTGAATCCGCTGCACCGACGACGGCCGCTCCCGCTCAGGACGAACGACCCGCCGGTGATCCCTCCACCTCAGATTCCTCCACCCCTGAGCCTTCTGAGGGCGGGTCATCCGCCAGCCAGGAGAGCGCCGGCTCAGCATCTGAAGTTGCTGAGGCTGGCTCCGCTTCTGCTGCTCCAGCCCCTGCCCCTTCTGCCCCGGCCCAAACCGGCGCCCCTGCAGCACCCGCCGTCGATCAGGACGCTCTTGCCTGGGCGCGCGAGGCCTATGCCCGGCTGAAGGCCCAGCAGGATGCGGCCAGGCAAAAGGAGCCCCCCGCCGAGTTGCAGGCGGTTGCGGCCGAGCAAGGGTCTGGGGCTCTACCCTCCGCTGCCCCGCCTGCGCAGGAGGAACCCGCGCCCGCTCCTGAAGCGGTGCCCCCTCAGCCTCAACCTGAGGCCAGGCTCCAGGCCCCGGCCCCGCCCGCAGCCCCTGCCGCTCCACAGCCGGCGCCCGCACTGTCGCTGCTTGAGCAGGCTGCGGCCCAGCGCCGCGAGCGCCAGCAGGAGTTGCTGGAACGGCCGGAGCCGGAGAGTGCCACCGCCGCCTCCACCGGCGCCACGGTTGCCAGCGCCGCTGCTGCCCCGGCTGCCGACACCGCCGCTCCCCAGCTGGGAGCGTTCGATGAAGCCTTCACCTGGTCGGTGGAGGTGCTGGCGGCCCAGGGCGTGCGCGCCGATCAGGTGTCGCTCGAGGAGATCGACTGGCTGGGCCGGCTGCGGCGCGGTCTGGAGAAGACCCGCCAGGGCTTTGTCAGCCAGATGCTGGAAACCCTCGGGGATGATCCGCTCACCCCGGAGGTGCTTGAGCAGCTCGAAACCCTGCTGCTGCGTGCCGATGTGGGGGTGAAGGCCACCGATCAGGTGCTCGAGGCCCTGCGGCAGCGTCTCAACCAGGAGGTGATGGATCCGGGCGAGGGGCTGCGCTTTCTCAAGGAACAGCTGCGGGGGGTGCTGGAGGCACCGATCCAGGCCAGCGGCACGGCGTTGCTGGCCCCGCAGCGCGATCGCCTGAACGTGTGGTTGCTGGTGGGAGTCAACGGCGTCGGCAAGACCACCACCCTCGGCAAGCTGGCCAACCTGGCGGTGCGCAGTGGCTACAGCTGCCTGATCGCCGCGGCCGACACCTTCCGGGCCGCTGCCGTGCAGCAGGTCACGGTGTGGGGGGAACGCAGCGGGGTTCCAGTGATCGCCAACCCGAGCGCCAACGCCGATCCGGCAGCCGTGGTGTTCGATGCCATCGGTGCCGCCAGTGCCAAGGGCACCGAACTGGTGCTGGTCGACACCGCCGGTCGCCTGCAGACCAAGCACAACCTCATGGAGGAACTCAGCAAGGTGCGCCGCATCGTCGATCGCCTGGCGCCCCAGGCCAGCGTGGAATCGCTGCTGGTGCTCGATGCCAGCCAGGGCCAGAACGGCCTGCGGCAGGCCATGGCCTTCGCCAGTGCCGCCGGCCTCACCGGCGTGGTGCTCACCAAGCTCGACGGCAGTTCCCGCGGGGGCGTGGCCCTGGCGGTGGCCTCCGAGGCCGGCTTGCCGATCCGCTTCGTGGGTGCGGGCGAGGGCATCCGCGACCTCAGGCCGTTCAACAGCTTCGAGTTCGTCGAGGCGCTGCTGGCTGTCTGA
- the argH gene encoding argininosuccinate lyase: MATESSPSARGRGVSGGADGSWSDRFEEGLHPSIERFNASIGFDIALLPQDLDGSVAHARMLGRCGVITTAEAERLIEGLELVRAEAAAGGFNPGLEAEDVHFAVERRLIALIGPLGKKLHTGRSRNDQVGTDLRLWLRQKIDGLDLALLRFQHALLAQAEQHVDTLIPGYTHLQRAQPLSLAHHLLAYVEMAARDRQRLGDVRRRVNICPLGAAALAGTPVPIDRRQTAAELGFEAIYANSLDAVSDRDFAVEFSAAASLILAHLSRLAEEVILWASEEFGFVALTDRCATGSSLMPQKKNPDVPELVRGKAGRVFGHLQALLTMIKGLPLAYNKDFQEDKEALFDVVRTTEDCLEAMAILLEEGIRFRPERLEQAVAADFSNATDVADYLVARDVPFREAYQLVGGLVKRCLAEGLLLRELPLERWQALHPAFEADVYAAIEPRQVVRARRSEGGTGFDRVREQLALMRQRLDPIPAENP; encoded by the coding sequence ATGGCCACAGAGTCTTCCCCTTCAGCGCGCGGTCGGGGGGTGTCCGGCGGTGCCGACGGCAGCTGGAGCGACCGTTTCGAGGAGGGCCTGCACCCGTCGATCGAGCGCTTCAATGCCTCGATCGGCTTTGATATCGCGCTGCTGCCGCAGGATCTGGACGGTTCGGTGGCCCATGCCCGCATGCTCGGTCGCTGCGGCGTGATCACCACGGCGGAGGCGGAGCGGCTGATCGAGGGGTTGGAACTGGTGCGGGCGGAAGCGGCCGCGGGCGGCTTCAATCCCGGCCTGGAGGCGGAGGATGTCCACTTCGCCGTCGAGCGCCGGCTGATCGCCCTGATCGGTCCGCTCGGCAAGAAGCTGCACACCGGCCGCAGCCGCAACGATCAAGTGGGCACCGATCTGCGGCTCTGGTTGCGGCAGAAGATCGACGGGCTCGATCTGGCTCTGCTGCGGTTCCAGCATGCGCTGCTGGCCCAGGCGGAGCAGCACGTTGACACGCTCATCCCCGGCTACACCCACCTGCAGCGGGCCCAGCCGCTCTCCCTCGCTCACCATCTGCTCGCCTACGTGGAGATGGCGGCGCGTGACCGGCAACGCCTGGGAGATGTGCGGCGTCGAGTGAACATCTGCCCGCTGGGGGCGGCGGCCCTGGCGGGCACCCCCGTGCCGATCGATCGCCGCCAGACGGCCGCAGAGCTGGGCTTTGAGGCGATCTATGCCAACAGCCTCGATGCCGTCAGCGACCGCGACTTCGCCGTGGAATTCAGTGCGGCGGCCAGCCTGATCCTGGCCCACCTCAGCCGCCTGGCGGAGGAGGTGATTCTCTGGGCCAGCGAGGAATTCGGCTTCGTGGCCCTCACCGACCGCTGTGCCACCGGCAGCAGCCTCATGCCTCAGAAGAAGAATCCGGATGTACCGGAACTGGTGCGGGGCAAGGCGGGCCGCGTGTTCGGCCATCTTCAGGCCCTGCTCACGATGATCAAAGGATTGCCCCTGGCCTACAACAAAGACTTTCAGGAAGACAAGGAAGCGCTCTTCGATGTGGTGCGCACCACCGAAGACTGCCTCGAGGCGATGGCGATCCTGCTGGAGGAAGGCATCCGGTTTCGCCCGGAGCGCCTGGAGCAGGCAGTGGCCGCTGATTTTTCCAACGCCACCGATGTGGCCGACTATCTGGTGGCTCGCGATGTTCCCTTCCGCGAGGCTTACCAGCTGGTGGGCGGGTTGGTGAAGCGCTGCCTTGCGGAAGGCCTGCTGCTGCGAGAGCTGCCGCTGGAGCGCTGGCAGGCGTTGCATCCCGCCTTTGAGGCGGATGTGTATGCCGCGATCGAGCCGCGGCAGGTGGTGCGCGCACGTCGCAGCGAAGGGGGCACGGGCTTCGATCGGGTGCGTGAACAACTCGCCCTGATGCGCCAGCGGCTCGATCCGATTCCAGCGGAAAACCCTTGA
- the nusB gene encoding transcription antitermination factor NusB has translation MQSRSVSRELALLMLGQVSDRVPAADLSLEGLLHQALASLSQCVREALDNAALDLEQAQQQLLDSELVDAADQVVRVRGHLQRGLAHAEQAINRLSAGLELPRLLMLADQEDVRRGAVERARAVLDHREDLDRRLDEVMEGWRLKRLPRIDRDILRLAAVDLDTFGTPAAVACNEAVDLANRYSDEQGRRMINGVLRRFTTAAP, from the coding sequence ATGCAGAGTCGCTCCGTTTCCAGAGAACTGGCTTTGTTGATGCTGGGCCAGGTGAGCGATCGCGTTCCCGCCGCCGACCTTTCGCTTGAAGGCCTGTTGCACCAGGCCCTCGCCAGCCTCAGCCAGTGCGTGCGGGAAGCCCTCGACAATGCCGCGCTCGACCTGGAGCAGGCGCAGCAGCAACTGCTCGACAGCGAACTGGTCGATGCCGCCGATCAGGTGGTGCGCGTGCGCGGTCACCTGCAGCGCGGTCTGGCTCACGCCGAGCAGGCGATCAACCGCCTGTCAGCGGGCCTTGAACTGCCGCGCCTGCTGATGCTGGCCGACCAGGAAGATGTGCGCCGCGGCGCGGTGGAGCGGGCGCGGGCTGTGCTCGATCACCGCGAAGACCTCGATCGCCGCCTCGATGAGGTGATGGAGGGCTGGCGGCTGAAGCGCCTGCCGCGCATCGACCGCGACATCCTGCGACTGGCCGCCGTCGACCTCGACACCTTCGGCACGCCGGCGGCCGTGGCCTGCAACGAGGCCGTCGATCTGGCCAACCGCTACAGCGACGAGCAGGGACGGCGGATGATCAACGGCGTTCTGCGGCGGTTCACCACCGCGGCCCCCTGA